The Papaver somniferum cultivar HN1 chromosome 3, ASM357369v1, whole genome shotgun sequence genome includes a region encoding these proteins:
- the LOC113358568 gene encoding PHD finger-like domain-containing protein 5B, with amino-acid sequence MAKHHPDLIMCRKQPGIAIGRLCEKCDGKCVICDSYVRPCTLVRACDECNYGSFQGRCVICGGVGISDAYYCKECTQQEKDRDGCPKIVNLGSAKTDLFYERKKYGFKQR; translated from the coding sequence ATGGCCAAGCATCATCCTGATTTGATTATGTGCAGGAAGCAGCCTGGGATTGCGATTGGTCGGTTGTGTGAGAAGTGCGATGGGAAGTGTGTGATATGTGATTCATATGTGCGTCCCTGCACACTTGTTCGGGCATGCGATGAATGCAACTATGGGTCGTTCCAGGGTCGGTGTGTGATTTGCGGAGGTGTGGGTATCTCTGATGCCTATTACTGCAAAGAGTGTACTCAGCAGGAGAAGGACCGTGATGGCTGTCCAAAGATTGTTAACTTGGGCAGTGCTAAAACTGATCTCTTCTATGAGCGCAAGAAATATGGATTTAAGCAGAGATAG